A genomic region of Danio aesculapii chromosome 21, fDanAes4.1, whole genome shotgun sequence contains the following coding sequences:
- the ankhd1 gene encoding ankyrin repeat and KH domain-containing protein 1 isoform X1 has product MQDAVAGTAMLTDGFEDEIDSVTPRSPALGMGVGATPGAGLGGLGIGVGGKKVRLFGEAGGPTTDGLDFKLAAVLSSGPGSGSDEDEVSEVESFILDQEDLDNPVLKTASELLLSSAADGADLRTVDPETQARLEALLEAAGIGKLSTADGKAFADPEVLRRLTSSVSCALDEAAAALTRMRAENTLNASQADNLVIFSRSLAEACSDGDVNAVRKLLDEGRSVNEHTEEGESLLCLACSAGYYELAQVLLAMHANVEDRGIKGDITPLMAAASGGYVDIVKLLLVHGADVNAQSSTGNTALTYACAGGFLDVVKVLLKEGANIEDHNENGHTPLMEAASAGHVEVARVLLEYGAGINTHSNEFKESALTLACYKGHLDMVRFLLEAGADQEHKTDEMHTALMEACMDGHVEVARLLLDSGAQVNMPADSFESPLTLAACGGHVELAALLIERGANLEEVNDEGYTPLMEAAREGHEEMVALLLAQGANINAQTEETQETALTLACCGGFLEVADFLIKAGADIELGCSTPLMEAAQEGHLELVKYLLAAGANVHATTATGDTALTYACENGHTDVADVLLQTGADLEHESEGGRTPLMKAARAGHLCTVQFLISKGANVNRATANNDHTVVSLACAGGHLAVVELLLAHGADPTHRLKDGSTMLIEAAKGGHTNVVSYLLDYPNNILSVPAPDLSQLTPPSHDTSQAQRVPFQALAMVVPPQEPDRVPSTIPTPPPVTSKGASKQRLSSLQSNSVASSGLDADLLPPFHPYQPLECIVEETEGKLNELGQRISAIEKAQLQSLELIQGEPLTKDKIEELKKSREEQVQKKKKILKELQKVERQLQLKTQQQFTKEYMETKGLKEELGQAAGVEMPGTPLPLQATQLGSDNECEGIRKEEDHRPTPTNEEDEDEEEDEDDIDCENLPQVNTILQPPPPPPPQNQVLQSPPLQTSFVPIQPLTPQLSTDFSSAEYPGSSSPDLQRVLLGQPLAGLGPGLLAQASDGLMVATPAQTLTDTLDDIMAAVNSRVPVVNTTTSPSPQPSAQTPINTASPPSMLPLYPSVDIDAHTESNHDTALTLACAGGHEELVSVLIARGANIEHRDKKGFTPLILAATAGHVGVVEILLDKGGDIEAQSERTKDTPLSLACSGGRQEVVELLLLRGANKEHRNVSDYTPLSLAASGGYVNIIKILLNAGAEINSRTGSKLGISPLMLAAMNGHVPAVKLLLDMGSDINAQIETNRNTALTLACFQGRAEVVSLLLDRKANVEHRAKTGLTPLMEAASGGYAEVGRVLLDKGADVNAPPVPSSRDTALTIAADKGHYKFCELLISRGAHIDVRNKKGNTPLWLAANGGHFDVVQLLVQAGADVDAADNRKITPLMAAFRKGHVKVVQYLVKEVNQFPSDIECMRYIATIADKELLKKCHQCMETIVKAKDQQAAEANKNASILLKELDLEKSREESKKQALAAKREKRKEKRKKKKEEQKRKLEEEEAKVKEESCEMLDQKEDSAEETEVPIEPPSATTTTTIGISATSATFTNSFGKKRANVATTPSTNRKNKKNKTKDSPSEPIILQDPQVALAQQKADKNKIHGEPRGGGATGGTSDSDNLDSTDCNSESSNGSKSQELTDLPSSSSSSSSAPTVFVGSNQPHFANEKRHGLSLPGSREEKVTVSISKPQMKSHEISDLTPSSLPTSFKTISLPVTSPNSKMNLPSPKRGQKREEGWKEVVRRSKKLSVPASVVSRIMGRGGCNITAIQDVTGAHIDVDKQKDKNGERMITIRGGTESTRHAVQLINALIQDPAKELEDLIPRNHIRPPGANTKISSTYTTSTGATSTTAASSKGLPSVVPSANVSFQSTTNFTAQQASKLGKSMAPGVRPPFVSLPPLAYAHPQLALLAAQTMNQIRHPRLPMAQFGGTFSPSPNTWGPFPVRPVSPGSANSSPKHSGNSAPRLASSTPAHVDHPTASVSSTSTPTALTSSPTSTAPANTPTPSSVRKQLFSSEPKSVAGIAVVTTNSNAPSAQIAPSPISCAPTTPTTPPPPSAPTAPTSQHPPKPEPASLSTPAKEKPVTEIAAPTAGASSDGPSTSAPLHFTSSPSGPSMLPPQPESRQTLPSHFPSSTESSSSSSSQPGSSHPVTRLPPPTSSNTITNTSSTLPHYGSPTAPGVSPRMQPPTPYYPMAPGALQEQQSVFVPPGATQETLKQQQQPPPQPTLAPAGMPPPSLPMSSTMGMINGSQMHLHSGKAQLPPNFGPAALFNHFSSIFDNNQVGNNQVWGACHLPARTPPEQPYSGTTNAYIGGMGQMESVMPPPDGSKAPGYRCSTQRMVSSPIGIHPMDGSMSSSTALTSFTTSISASPVFLPGPAPVGTPSFSRQHFSPHPWSASTSCESPVPSVSSGASSPLCTSTVTPALIQAKPSSSNQQDRKVPPPIGTERLARIRQTGSVNHTMLPTSYTPPVGQGGIWSFGVGSASETMSGWSQPLMGGGPVMHQQMQEPSAFSQHQAMERDDTGIVAPSNTFHQPLPTNFMDFPKGLPMSMYGGTMIPPHPQMAEGPGGPVYNGLHTSDPAWNPILKVVPNSAENADPQQVWPGTWAPHVGNVHLNHVN; this is encoded by the exons GTTTTGCTGGCCATGCATGCTAACGTGGAGGACCGAGGGATTAAAGGAGACATCACGCCACTAATGGCTGCTGCAAGCGGTGGTTACGTCGACATCGTCAAACTGCTCTTAGTGCATGGAGCTGATGTTAACGCACAGTCTTCAACAG GTAACACAGCCTTGACATATGCATGCGCTGGAGGCTTCCTGGATGTAGTGAAGGTCTTGCTGAAAGAGGGTGCTAACATTGAGGATCACAATGAGAACGGTCACACTCCGCTGATGGAAGCGGCCAGTGCAGGCCATGTGGAGGTGGCTCGTGTGCTCCTGGAGTACGGCGCTGGAATCAACACACACTCCAATGAGTTTAAGGAGAGTGCGCTCACACTCGCCTGTTATAAAG GGCACTTGGACATGGTCAGGTTTCTGTTAGAAGCAGGAGCCGACCAGGAGCACAAGACAGACGAGATGCACACTGCACTCATGGAGGCCTGCATG GATGGGCATGTGGAGGTGGCACGGCTGCTATTGGATAGCGGAGCGCAGGTAAATATGCCTGCTGACTCATTTGAGTCGCCTTTAACGCTCGCTGCCTGCGGGGGCCATGTGGAGCTGGCAGCGCTTCTGATCGAGAGGGGGGCCAACCTGGAGGAGGTGAATGATGAGGGATACACGCCGCTGATGGAGGCAGCTCGGGAGGGCCATGAAGAGATGGTAGCACTGCTCTTGGCACAAG GTGCAAATATCAACGCTCAGACAGAAGAGACGCAGGAGACAGCGTTGACTCTGGCATGTTGCGGAGGCTTCCTAGAGGTGGCGGATTTCCTCATTAAAGCTGGGGCAGACATTGAGTTGGGTTGCTCCACTCCGCTCATGGAGGCTGCACAGGAGGGCCATCTGGAGCTGGTCAAGTACTTGCTGGCTGCTG GGGCAAACGTCCATGCTACAACAGCTACAGGTGACACAGCTCTGACGTACGCCTGTGAGAACGGACACACGGATGTGGCCGATGTGCTGCTTCAAACAGGGGCTGACCTG GAACATGAATCAGAAGGGGGCAGGACTCCACTGATGAAAGCAGCCCGCGCAGGACACCTGTGCACTGTGCAGTTTCTCATCAGCAAAG GCGCTAATGTAAATCGAGCTACAGCCAACAACGATCACACAGTGGTTTCTCTGGCTTGTGCTGGGGGCCACTTGGCTGTGGTGGAGCTGCTGTTGGCCCATGGTGCTGACCCCACTCACAGACTGAAG GACGGCTCCACGATGCTGATTGAAGCTGCTAAAGGTGGTCACACCAATGTGGTGTCCTACCTGCTAGACTACCCAAACAACATTTTGTCAGTCCCTGCTCCAGACCTGTCCCAGCTCACACCACCCTCTCATGACACTTCTCAG GCCCAACGAGTCCCATTCCAAGCTCTGGCTATGGTGGTGCCCCCCCAGGAGCCAGACAGAGTGCCCTCCACCATCCCCACACCCCCACCCGTTACAAGCAAAG GTGCGTCCAAGCAGAGACTAAGCTCCCTTCAGAGCAACTCTGTGGCCTCGAGTGGCCTAGATGCCGACCTACTGCCGCCCTTCCACCCCTATCAGCCTCTGGAGTGCATCGTTGAGGAGACGGAGGGCAAGCTGAACGAGCTGGGCCAGCGCATCAGTGCCATCGAGAAGGCCCAGCTCCAGTCGCTCGAGCTCATCCAGGGCGAGCCGCTCACCAAAGACAAGATCGAGGAGCTGAAGAAGAGTCGCGAAGAGCAGgtgcagaagaagaagaagatctTAAAGGAGCTGCAGAAGGTGGAGCGGCAGTTGCAGCTGAAGACGCAGCAGCAGTTCACCAAAGAATACATGGAGACCAAGGGGCTCAAGGAGGAGCTGGGCCAGGCGGCAGGGGTGGAGATGCCCGGCACCCCCCTGCCCCTGCAGGCCACACAGCTGGGCTCTGACAACGAGTGTGAGGGGATTCGCAAAGAGGAGGACCACAGACCCACCCCCACCAatgaggaggatgaagatgaggaggaggatgaagacGACATCGACTGTGAAAACCTACCACAGGTGAACACCATTCTGCAGCCACCGCCGCCTCCTCCGCCTCAGAACCAGGTCCTCCAGAGCCCCCCTCTGCAGACCAGCTTCGTCCCAATCCAGCCTCTGACCCCGCAGCTGTCCACAGATTTCAGTAGCGCTGAGTACCCGGGGAGCAGCAGCCCAGACCTGCAGAGGGTGTTGCTGGGCCAGCCGCTCGCAGGCTTGGGCCCGGGGCTTCTTGCGCAGGCATCTGACGGACTCATGGTCGCCACACCCGCACAGACGCTCACAGATACGCTCGATGACATCATGGCGG CTGTGAACAGCAGAGTGCCGGTGGTAAACACTACAACTTCGCCCTCCCCTCAGCCCTCCGCACAGACGCCCATCAACACAGCCTCCCCACCCTCCATGCTCCCCCTCTACCCCTCCGTGGACATTGACGCACAT ACTGAGAGCAACCACGACACAGCGCTAACCCTGGCCTGCGCAGGTGGCCATGAAGAGCTTGTCTCAGTGCTCATTGCGCGTGGGGCCAACATTGAGCACCGGGACAAGAAGG GATTCACTCCCTTAATCCTAGCGGCCACTGCAGGCCACGTGGGTGTGGTAGAGATCCTACTGGACAAGGGAGGGGATATTGAAGCTCAGTCTGAGAGGACCAAAGACACCCCTCTGTCCCTCGCCTGCTCTGGTGGCAGACAAGAG GTGGTGGAGCTGCTGTTGCTTCGTGGGGCTAACAAGGAACACCGAAATGTTTCTGACTACACTCCGCTCAGTCTCGCTGCCTCCGGTGGCTACGTCAACATCATCAAGATCCTACTGAATGCTGGTGCTGAGATCAACTCTAG GACTGGCAGTAAGTTGGGCATTTCACCGCTGATGTTGGCAGCCATGAACGGCCACGTGCCTGCGGTGAAGCTGCTGTTGGACATGGGCTCAGACATCAATGCACAGATCGAGACCAATCGCAACACAGCACTGACCCTGGCCTGCTTTCAGGGTCGAGCAGAGGTTGTCAGCCTGCTCCTGGACCGGAAGGCCAATGTGGAACACCGTGCCAAG ACTGGCCTCACCCCTCTCATGGAGGCTGCGTCTGGTGGTTATGCTGAAGTGGGCCGTGTGCTGTTGGATAAAGGAGCGGATGTCAATGCACCTCCTGTTCCCTCTTCTCGTGACACTGCCCTCACCATTGCTGCAGACAAGGGCCACTACAAATTCTGTGAGCTTCTCATCAGCAG AGGGGCTCACATTGATGTGCGAAATAAGAAGGGGAACACCCCATTGTGGCTGGCTGCTAATGGTGGCCACTTTGATGTGGTCCAGCTCTTGGTGCAGGCTGGGGCTGACGTGGATGCAGCTGATAACCGCAAGATAACCCCCCTCATGGCAGCATTTCGTAAA GGCCATGTAAAAGTGGTGCAGTATCTGGTTAAGGAAGTTAACCAGTTTCCATCTGATATTGAGTGCATGAGATACATTGCAACTATTGCTGATAAG GAGCTGCTCAAGAAGTGTCATCAATGCATGGAAACCATTGTCAAAGCCAAAGATCAGCAGGCGGCTGAAGCAAACAAGAACGCCAGCATTCTGCTCAAAGAGCTTGATCTGGAAAAG TCTCGTGAGGAAAGCAAAAAGCAGGCTCTGGCTGCAAAGCGCGAGAAGAGAAAGGAGAAGCGCAAGAAAAAGAAGGAAGAGCAGAAGAGGAAGCTGGAGGAAGAGGAGGCAAAAGTGAAAGAGGAGTCGTGTGAGATGCTGGATCAGAAGGAGGACTCTGCAGAAG AGACAGAGGTTCCCATCGAGCCCCCAAGTGCTACCACCACCACAACCATTGGTATCTCCGCCACCTCCGCAACCTTCACTAACTCGTTTGGCAAAAAGCGAGCCAATGTGGCCACCACACCAAGCACTaatcgcaaaaacaaaaaaaacaagaccaaGGATTCACCGAGCGAACCAATCATCCTTCAAGACCCGCAGGTAGCGCTGGCACAGCAGAAAGCCGACAAAAACAAGATCCACGGAGAACCTCGAGGGGGTGGGGCGACGGGTGGCACTAGCGACTCTGATAATCTAGATAGCACTGACTGCAACAGTGAGAGCAGCAACGGCAGTAAGAGTCAGGAGCTCACAGACCTTCCTTCATcgtcctcctcttcttcctctgcCCCTACGGTCTTTGTGGGCTCTAACCAGCCGCACTTCGCAAATGAAAAGAGACATGGGCTATCGCTGCCTGGCTCTCGTGAGGAGAAGGTCACGGTATCCATCTCCAAACCACAGATGAA ATCTCATGAGATCAGTGACTTGACACCCAGTTCCCTTCCCACCTCGTTCAAGACCATTTCACTGCCAGTCACCTCGCCCAACAGTAAGATGAATCTCCCTAGCCCAAAGAGGGGCCAGAAAAGAGAAGAAGGGTGGAAAGAGGTGGTTCGGAG ATCCAAGAAGCTCTCCGTCCCTGCCTCTGTGGTGTCTCGGATTATGGGTAGAGGTGGCTGCAACATTACGGCCATCCAAGATGTTACTGGTGCACACATTGACGTGGACAAACAGAAGGACAAGAATGGAGAGAGAATGATTACAATCAg AGGTGGCACAGAGTCCACACGGCATGCAGTGCAACTGATTAACGCGCTGATCCAGGACCCAGCCAAAGAGCTAGAGGACCTGATCCCTCGTAACCACATCCGACCGCCTGGCGCCAACACCAAAATCAGCTCCACCTACACAACCTCCACTGGGGCCACAAGCACTACTGCAGCCAGTTCAAAAGGCCTGCCATCTGTAGTGCCCTCCGCCAATGTGTCTTTCCAATCCACCACCAATTTCACAGCTCAACAGGCTAGCAAGTTAGGCAAAAGTATGGCACCAGGTGTCAGGCCTCCGTTCGTTTCTTTGCCGCCTCTCGCTTACGCTCATCCTCAGCTTGCCCTTCTTGCAGCCCAGACAATGAACCAGATCCGGCACCCCCGATTGCCCATGGCACAGTTTGGTGGCACTTTCTCACCCTCTCCCAACACTTGGGGTCCTTTCCCTGTGCGTCCTGTGAGCCCCGGTAGTGCTAACAGCTCACCCAAACACAGCGGTAATTCTGCACCACGCCTCGCCAGCTCTACTCCGGCCCATGTCGACCATCCTACAGCTTCTGTATCCAGCACCTCAACTCCCACTGCATTAACAAGTTCTCCCACCAGTACAGCACCTGCCAACACCCCCACGCCTTCCTCTGTACGGAAGCAGCTTTTCTCCTCAGAGCCCAAGTCTGTGGCTGGAATTGCTGTGGTCACTACAAACAGCAATGCGCCCTCAGCACAGATTGCACCTTCTCCAATCAGTTGCGCTCCCACGACCCCTACGACCCCTCCACCTCCATCCGCACCCACTGCACCAACTTCACAGCATCCCCCAAAGCCAGAGCCGGCCAGCCTTAGCACCCCAGCTAAAGAGAAGCCTGTCACAGAGATTGCAGCACCTACTGCAGGAGCTTCATCTGACGGGCCCAGCACCTCTGCTCCCCTGCACTTCACCTCATCTCCCTCAGGCCCCTCGATGCTGCCCCCACAGCCCGAGAGCCGGCAGACGCTTCCGTCACACTTTCCCTCCAGCACAGAATCCAGTTCCTCTTCCTCATCTCAGCCAGGCTCATCTCACCCCGTCACACGCCTGCCACCTCCAACCTCCAGCAACACGATCACTAATACCAGCAGCACCTTACCTCATTACGGCTCCCCCACAGCGCCCGGTGTGTCCCCGCGCATGCAGCCACCGACACCCTACTACCCAATGGCTCCAGGGGCCCTGCAGGAGCAGCAGTCTGTGTTTGTGCCTCCGGGAGCCACACAGGAGACCCTTAAACAGCAGCAACAGCCTCCGCCTCAGCCCACCCTTGCTCCAGCAGGCATGCCTCCTCCCTCTCTTCCAATGTCCTCCACCATGGGCATGATAAATGGCTCTCAAATGCACCTGCACAGTGGAAAAGCGCAACTGCCCCCCAACTTTGGTCCTGCTGCTCTTTTTAATCACTTCAGCAGCATCTTTGACAACAACCAGGTGGGCAACAACCAGGTTTGGGGTGCCTGCCATCTACCTGCTCGTACCCCACCGGAGCAGCCCTACAGTGGCACAACAAATGCCTACATAGGGGGAATGGGGCAAATGGAAAGCGTCATGCCTCCTCCTGATGGCTCAAAAGCGCCAGGGTATCGCTGCTCCACACAGAGGATGGTCTCCAGTCCCATTG GAATACACCCCATGGACGGCTCAATGTCCTCATCCACTGCGCTCACCAGCTTTACCACAAGCATATCTGCAAGTCCTGTTTTCCTGCCGGGTCCTGCTCCAGTAGGCACACCCTCCTTCAGCCGCCAGCACTTCTCTCCCCATCCCTGGAGTGCCTCCACCTCTT GTGAGTCTCCAGTGCCCTCAGTGTCTTCTGGGGCATCGTCACCTCTTTGCACATCTACGGTGACTCCTGCTCTGATCCAGGCGAAACCTAGTAGCTCCAACCAGCAGGACCGCAAAGTGCCCCCACCCATCGGAACCGAGCGATTGGCCCGAATCCGGCAAACTGGCTCAGTCAACCACACCATGCTACCCACCAGCTACACCCCACCGGTTGGACAGGGTGGCATCTGGTCTTTTGGAGTGGGCAGTGCCTCCG AGACTATGTCCGGGTGGTCACAACCCCTAATGGGAGGAGGGCCAGTGATGCACCAGCAGATGCAAGAGCCTTCAGCCTTCTCTCAACACCAGGCTATGGAACGAGATGACACTGGGATCGTGGCTCCATCTAACACTTTTCATCAACCTTTGCCCACCAACTTCATGGATTTTCCAAAG GGGCTGCCAATGTCAATGTACGGTGGCACGATGATCCCTCCTCACCCTCAGATGGCGGAGGGTCCTGGAGGCCCTGTGTACAACGGTCTTCACACTTCTGACCCTGCCTGGAACCCCATCCTAAAGGTTGTACCCAACTCTGCTGAGAACGCAGACCCACAGCAG GTATGGCCAGGCACTTGGGCTCCACATGTGGGAAATGTGCATCTGAATCATGTCAACTAA